The Bacilli bacterium genome segment ATGCGTCACAATCGGCGACCTTGTCCACCATCGCCAAAGGCTCGGCTGTTTCGGCGGCAATTTCGATCTGACCGCGGTACGCATCGGCAATTTGTTCGCGGACAAATTGCGCCGCTTCCGTGTCGGTACGGCTGTGAAAAGGCAACAGAACGACGCGGACCGGCCTTGCCCGCATGACAAGTTCCAGAGCGCGGGCAATCTGCGCCAAATCGCGGCGGTCCGGCTCCCAAAATCGCACCGATACGCCGACGATCGGGATATCCCGTTCCGGCGGCTGAGCGCCGTCAGCTGATGTTCGCGTTTTCGCCTTTTCGACAAGCGGAAAGCCCATGACCGGATCGGGAACAACCCGCACGCGCGCTTCGTCTATGCCGATCTGTCCCAACAATTGCGCCGACGCGGCATCGCGCACCGTTATCAACGCGCACCTATTAAAACTATTTCGGATAAACGGGAAAAATATGCGGCGGTGGATCGGTCCGATTCCCTGCGCATAAATAAAAACTTTTTTCCGCAGCAGCTGCGCAAACTTGATCACGCCCAAGTAATACGGAATGGTTTTGACGCCCGTTTCATCCTGCAGCAAACTCCCGCCGCCGCTGATCAACCCGTCGCTTGCCTTTAGCGCGCTGTAAATATCTCTCGGCTTCATGCGGTGAACCGCCTTTACCCCATACAAACGCTCCGTAAGCGGCGGATTTCCGGACAGCACCACC includes the following:
- the csaB gene encoding polysaccharide pyruvyl transferase CsaB, giving the protein VVLSGNPPLTERLYGVKAVHRMKPRDIYSALKASDGLISGGGSLLQDETGVKTIPYYLGVIKFAQLLRKKVFIYAQGIGPIHRRIFFPFIRNSFNRCALITVRDAASAQLLGQIGIDEARVRVVPDPVMGFPLVEKAKTRTSADGAQPPERDIPIVGVSVRFWEPDRRDLAQIARALELVMRARPVRVVLLPFHSRTDTEAAQFVREQIADAYRGQIEIAAETAEPLAMVDKVADCDALLGMRLHSLIYAASQLVPFAAVSYDPKIDAFLNRLDMAPVGHTRALNPQDLADETLRLLANAASWRKEKQGAIAAMRAQSRIPAQQLLELLRI